From Pseudonocardia autotrophica, one genomic window encodes:
- a CDS encoding thiamine pyrophosphate-binding protein, which yields MGSDEQVAAAIGRRLAELGVADVFGVVGSGNFHVTNALIAGGARFVAARHEAGATVMADAHSRVTGRPAVVSVHQGPGLTNAVTGIVEAAKSRTPLLVLTGATALPDVTSNFVLDQTALMRAAGAIVETITTPATAVGEAVRAYRRAREGHTVVLQLPLDVQDAPCPPDGDVPGPPEVLIEAEPAADAVTRLADLLAGARRPVLLGGRGARYARGPIEELADATGALLATSAVARGLFAGNPWSMDVSGGFATPTAAELLGDADLLVSFGASLNQWTTRGGSLPGPDTTVVQVDRDPEAVGVHRRVDLGVVGDTGRTARALVAELARRGGAPSAQRTPELKARIAGSRWRDVPYTDTGTAAGNGNGALVDPRTVTIAVDDLLPADRTLAVDGGNFVGYPSMFVDVVQDGFVMPLAFQSIGLGLAAGIGAAIARPDRVTLAAVGDGGFMMSLVELDTAVRARLPLVVLIYDDAAYGAEVQHFGPSGYPTGLVEFPDTDLAAIARGFGCDAAVVRTVPDVTEAVTGWLAGPRDRPLVLDAKITAFPSWVLAHSFEDH from the coding sequence GTGGGATCGGACGAGCAGGTGGCCGCGGCGATCGGCCGCAGGCTGGCGGAACTCGGCGTGGCGGACGTGTTCGGCGTGGTCGGGAGCGGCAACTTCCACGTGACGAACGCACTGATCGCGGGCGGAGCGCGGTTCGTGGCCGCGCGGCACGAGGCCGGCGCGACGGTGATGGCCGACGCGCACTCGCGGGTCACCGGCAGGCCGGCCGTGGTCTCGGTACATCAGGGGCCCGGCCTGACGAATGCGGTGACCGGGATCGTCGAGGCGGCGAAGAGCCGGACCCCGCTGCTGGTGCTCACCGGCGCGACCGCGCTGCCCGACGTGACCAGCAACTTCGTGCTGGACCAGACCGCGCTGATGCGCGCGGCGGGTGCGATCGTGGAGACGATCACGACACCGGCCACCGCGGTGGGCGAGGCGGTCCGCGCCTACCGGCGGGCCCGGGAGGGCCACACGGTGGTCCTGCAGCTCCCGCTGGACGTGCAGGACGCGCCGTGCCCACCGGACGGCGACGTCCCCGGGCCGCCCGAGGTGCTGATCGAGGCGGAACCGGCGGCGGACGCGGTCACCCGGCTCGCGGACCTGCTCGCCGGCGCCCGGCGGCCGGTGCTGCTGGGCGGGCGCGGCGCACGGTACGCGCGCGGCCCGATCGAGGAGCTCGCCGATGCCACCGGTGCGCTGCTCGCCACCTCGGCGGTGGCCCGCGGGCTGTTCGCGGGCAACCCGTGGAGCATGGACGTCTCCGGTGGCTTCGCCACGCCGACCGCGGCGGAGTTGCTGGGTGATGCCGATCTGCTGGTGTCCTTCGGCGCCTCGCTGAACCAGTGGACGACCCGGGGCGGCTCGCTCCCGGGCCCGGACACGACCGTCGTCCAGGTCGACCGGGATCCGGAGGCGGTCGGGGTGCACCGCCGGGTCGATCTCGGGGTGGTCGGCGACACCGGTCGCACGGCCCGCGCGCTGGTGGCCGAGCTGGCGCGGCGCGGCGGCGCACCGTCCGCGCAGCGCACCCCCGAGCTGAAGGCCCGGATCGCGGGCAGCCGCTGGCGCGACGTGCCCTACACCGACACCGGCACGGCCGCCGGCAACGGCAACGGGGCCCTCGTCGATCCGCGGACCGTGACGATCGCGGTGGACGATCTGCTGCCCGCCGACCGGACCCTCGCGGTGGACGGCGGCAACTTCGTCGGCTACCCGAGCATGTTCGTCGACGTCGTGCAGGACGGCTTCGTCATGCCGCTGGCCTTCCAGTCGATCGGCCTCGGGCTGGCCGCCGGGATCGGCGCCGCGATCGCCCGGCCGGACCGGGTGACCCTCGCCGCGGTCGGCGACGGCGGCTTCATGATGAGCCTGGTCGAGCTCGACACCGCCGTCCGCGCCCGGCTGCCGCTGGTGGTCCTGATCTACGACGACGCCGCCTACGGTGCGGAGGTCCAGCACTTCGGCCCGTCCGGGTATCCGACCGGACTGGTCGAGTTCCCGGACACCGATCTCGCGGCGATCGCCCGCGGCTTCGGTTGCGACGCCGCCGTGGTGCGCACGGTGCCGGACGTGACCGAGGCCGTCACCGGCTGGCTGGCCGGTCCGCGGGACCGGCCGCTGGTGCTCGACGCGAAGATCACCGCGTTCCCCAGCTGGGTGCTCGCGCACTCGTTCGAGGATCACTGA
- a CDS encoding cytochrome P450 — translation MTSTSTSTAGSAPSGTPAGPPGAGLPTDDTDPFSHEVLENPIPFHTALRDAGPVVHLTRHDVYAFARYEQVHAALVDWQGFQSAAGVGLSNFRYEKPWRPPSLLLEADPPRHDAPRRVLSAVLGPRALRRLRAGWLADAEALLDEVLAGGDEFDAVPSLAEAFPLRVFPDAVGIGKHGRENLLPYGDFLFNAFGPHNDLVAAAAPRAGELASWVNDRCGRDALSDDGFGARIWAAADRGEITHEQAPLVVRSLLSAGVDTTVHALSAVLYAIATAPQEWERLRAQPSLARVAFDEAVRWESPVQTFFRTATTDVRVAGHVIPEGTKILMFLGSANRDPRRWTDPDVFDLSRDPSGHVGFGMGLHQCVGQHVARLEAEALLTALASRVRTIELAGPTVRHHNNTLRAWESMPLRVRR, via the coding sequence GTGACCAGTACATCCACCAGCACAGCCGGCAGCGCACCGAGCGGCACACCGGCCGGCCCCCCGGGAGCCGGCCTGCCGACCGACGACACCGACCCGTTCTCGCACGAGGTGCTGGAGAACCCGATCCCGTTCCACACCGCGCTGCGCGATGCCGGGCCGGTGGTGCACCTGACCCGGCACGACGTGTACGCGTTCGCCCGCTACGAGCAGGTGCACGCCGCACTGGTGGACTGGCAGGGCTTCCAGTCCGCGGCCGGGGTCGGCCTGTCCAACTTCCGCTACGAGAAGCCGTGGCGCCCGCCGAGCCTGCTGCTGGAGGCGGACCCGCCGCGGCACGACGCACCCCGCCGAGTGCTGAGCGCGGTGCTCGGCCCGCGCGCACTGCGCCGGCTGCGCGCGGGCTGGCTCGCCGACGCCGAGGCGCTCCTGGACGAGGTCCTGGCCGGTGGCGACGAGTTCGACGCGGTCCCCTCGCTCGCCGAGGCGTTCCCGCTGCGGGTGTTCCCGGACGCCGTCGGGATCGGGAAGCACGGCCGGGAGAACCTGCTGCCCTACGGCGATTTCCTGTTCAACGCGTTCGGCCCGCACAACGACCTGGTCGCCGCGGCGGCGCCGCGGGCCGGTGAGCTGGCGAGCTGGGTGAACGACCGGTGCGGCCGGGACGCGCTGAGCGACGACGGGTTCGGCGCCCGGATCTGGGCCGCCGCCGATCGCGGCGAGATCACCCACGAGCAGGCCCCGCTGGTCGTCCGCTCGCTGCTCTCGGCGGGCGTCGACACCACGGTGCACGCGCTGTCCGCGGTGCTCTACGCCATCGCCACCGCGCCGCAGGAGTGGGAGCGGCTACGCGCGCAGCCCTCGCTGGCCCGGGTCGCCTTCGACGAGGCGGTCCGCTGGGAGTCACCGGTGCAGACGTTCTTCCGGACCGCGACCACCGACGTCCGGGTGGCCGGCCACGTGATCCCGGAGGGAACGAAGATCCTGATGTTCCTCGGGTCCGCCAACCGGGACCCGCGCCGCTGGACCGACCCGGACGTCTTCGACCTGTCCCGCGATCCGTCCGGTCACGTCGGGTTCGGTATGGGCCTGCACCAGTGCGTCGGGCAGCACGTCGCCCGGCTGGAAGCGGAGGCGCTGCTCACCGCGCTCGCGTCGCGGGTGCGCACGATCGAGCTCGCCGGTCCGACCGTGCGTCACCACAACAACACTCTGCGAGCCTGGGAGTCGATGCCGCTGCGCGTCCGGCGGTGA
- a CDS encoding PDR/VanB family oxidoreductase has translation MSETQLSGTEKTATSGVAGAVTTAGVGTGTAAEASMLRVAAKRARADGVVELELVGPPGRRLRDWAPGAHIDLQLPNGATRQYSLCGDRWDPLRYRVAVLREPDGRGGSAAVHDQLAVGDEIGVGGPRNNFPLVPSEQYLFVAGGIGITPLLPMVVQADLLGADWRLLYGGRSRTSMAYLDELAGYGDRVVVAPQDESGLLDLPGFLGTPRSGVRVYACGPAPLLDAMETACADWPEHTLRTERFVSAEPAGPARRTPFDVELARTGVTVRVGPERTVLDAVAEAGVDVLSSCRSGVCGTCETEVLSGDPDHRDALLTDHERAAGDCMFICVSRSRGDRLVLDL, from the coding sequence GTGAGCGAGACCCAGCTGAGCGGGACCGAGAAGACTGCGACGAGCGGGGTGGCCGGAGCGGTCACCACGGCCGGGGTGGGCACGGGGACGGCCGCGGAGGCCAGCATGCTGCGGGTCGCGGCGAAGCGGGCGCGGGCCGATGGCGTGGTGGAGCTGGAGCTGGTCGGGCCCCCCGGGCGGCGGCTGCGGGACTGGGCGCCCGGAGCGCACATCGACCTGCAGCTCCCGAACGGCGCGACCCGCCAGTACTCGCTGTGCGGGGACCGCTGGGACCCGCTCCGCTACCGGGTGGCGGTGCTGCGCGAGCCGGACGGCCGCGGCGGCTCGGCCGCCGTGCACGACCAGCTCGCGGTGGGCGACGAGATCGGCGTCGGCGGGCCCCGCAACAACTTCCCACTGGTGCCCTCCGAGCAGTACCTGTTCGTCGCCGGCGGGATCGGGATCACCCCGCTGCTGCCGATGGTCGTGCAGGCCGACCTGCTCGGCGCCGACTGGCGGCTGCTCTACGGCGGCCGGAGCCGCACCTCGATGGCGTACCTGGACGAGCTGGCCGGTTACGGCGACCGGGTCGTCGTCGCCCCGCAGGACGAGTCCGGGCTGCTCGACCTGCCCGGGTTCCTCGGGACACCGCGGTCCGGCGTCCGGGTGTACGCGTGCGGACCGGCCCCGCTGCTCGACGCGATGGAGACGGCCTGTGCGGACTGGCCGGAGCACACCCTGCGCACCGAGCGGTTCGTCAGCGCGGAGCCGGCCGGCCCGGCGCGGCGCACCCCGTTCGACGTCGAACTGGCCCGCACCGGGGTGACGGTGCGGGTCGGTCCGGAGCGGACCGTGCTCGACGCCGTCGCCGAGGCCGGGGTGGACGTGCTGTCGTCGTGCCGCAGCGGGGTCTGCGGCACCTGCGAGACCGAGGTCCTGTCCGGAGATCCGGACCACCGCGACGCCCTGCTCACCGACCACGAGCGGGCGGCGGGCGACTGCATGTTCATCTGCGTGTCGCGCTCCCGCGGCGACCGGCTCGTGCTCGATCTCTGA
- a CDS encoding serine hydrolase domain-containing protein: protein MVVDGPSSPPAARTRRTLAAALAGALVAGLLGWLLAPVPSTPGPQFTGDPALAEQLRAEAGEGRHGLVAAVVRDGRVTVAGIGDDGHGAPVGAGTPFEIGSVTKTFTGAVLAELERRGDVRADERVRDLLPGHPWRAGGAGDVTLAELATHHAGLPRTPGGISEFARGAVGASPYGNDVAGIIAAAEGAELSGRGEHHYSNLGSALLGHALAERAGTPYPQLVDEIVAGPLGMTGTAVLDAPPPGAARSHDLAGRPQPVWLGDGDAPAGIGVWSTVDDLVRYAGATADPSSPVAIAAQPRADSDLGRIGYGWEVLDAGGRTLLWKNGGVSGTWTTVLAEPATGDAVIVFGNSERPVDALAVRLLDVPSPFTGSGGGGSAELVRTWLPVLVGTLFPLLGGLSTLSGALGGWAGRSRVNRLEFAGTAGSGLFFIAIGYASGGVSWWLALCWMLGCLAYGAGLGVAVAHWRDWDGTRGAVRWANTAFGLALGIGMAGALVVVGAGA, encoded by the coding sequence ATGGTCGTCGACGGTCCCTCGTCCCCGCCCGCCGCCCGCACCCGGCGGACACTCGCCGCCGCACTGGCCGGTGCGCTGGTCGCCGGGCTGCTCGGCTGGCTGCTCGCCCCGGTGCCCTCGACGCCCGGACCGCAGTTCACCGGCGACCCGGCACTGGCCGAGCAGCTGCGGGCCGAGGCGGGGGAGGGCCGGCACGGGCTGGTCGCCGCCGTCGTGCGGGACGGGCGGGTCACGGTGGCCGGGATCGGCGACGACGGACACGGCGCGCCGGTCGGTGCCGGCACCCCGTTCGAGATCGGCTCGGTGACCAAGACCTTCACCGGTGCGGTGCTCGCCGAGCTGGAGCGGCGCGGCGACGTTCGGGCCGACGAGCGGGTCCGCGATCTGCTGCCCGGCCACCCGTGGCGGGCCGGCGGCGCCGGTGACGTCACGCTCGCCGAGCTCGCGACCCATCACGCCGGGCTGCCCCGGACGCCGGGCGGGATCTCCGAGTTCGCCCGTGGTGCGGTCGGCGCGTCTCCCTACGGCAACGACGTCGCCGGCATCATCGCCGCGGCCGAGGGCGCCGAGCTCTCCGGGCGCGGCGAGCACCACTACTCCAACCTCGGCAGCGCGTTGCTCGGGCACGCGCTGGCCGAACGGGCCGGGACGCCGTACCCGCAACTGGTCGACGAGATCGTCGCCGGCCCGCTCGGGATGACCGGGACCGCGGTGCTCGACGCACCACCACCCGGCGCGGCCCGCTCGCACGATCTCGCCGGCCGGCCGCAGCCGGTCTGGCTCGGCGACGGTGACGCGCCCGCCGGCATCGGGGTGTGGTCCACCGTCGACGATCTGGTCCGCTACGCAGGGGCGACGGCCGACCCGTCCTCGCCGGTGGCGATCGCCGCGCAGCCCCGCGCCGACTCCGACCTCGGCCGGATCGGCTACGGCTGGGAGGTCCTCGACGCCGGCGGACGCACCCTGCTGTGGAAGAACGGCGGGGTCTCCGGGACCTGGACGACGGTGTTGGCCGAACCCGCGACCGGCGACGCGGTGATCGTGTTCGGCAACTCCGAGCGTCCGGTCGACGCGCTCGCGGTGCGGCTGCTGGACGTGCCGTCGCCGTTCACCGGATCGGGCGGCGGTGGCAGCGCCGAGCTCGTCCGGACCTGGCTCCCGGTGCTGGTCGGCACGCTGTTCCCGCTGCTCGGCGGCCTGTCCACGCTGTCCGGGGCGCTCGGTGGCTGGGCCGGCCGCAGCCGGGTGAACCGGCTCGAGTTCGCCGGCACCGCGGGCAGCGGGCTGTTCTTCATCGCCATCGGCTACGCGAGCGGCGGGGTGTCCTGGTGGCTGGCGCTGTGCTGGATGCTCGGCTGCCTGGCCTACGGCGCGGGGCTCGGGGTCGCGGTGGCGCACTGGCGTGACTGGGACGGCACCCGCGGCGCCGTCCGCTGGGCGAACACCGCGTTCGGGCTGGCGCTGGGCATCGGCATGGCAGGTGCGCTGGTGGTCGTCGGGGCGGGCGCCTAA
- a CDS encoding IclR family transcriptional regulator: MSRAATGESSLARAVRVIAAFTPDEPELRVSEIARRSGLHVATASRLVAELVTHGLLERGPQREVRVGVRLWELAARASPTMSLRDAAQPYLEDVHAVVGQHTQLGVLDGTDVLFVERLSARDSIINYSRIAGRIPLHLSSSGQVLLAHAPRELQERVLAGPLERYTPQSAATPEALRAALAAVRRTGYAVLPGHLHPDAAGVAVPVRGALSEVVAALSVIVPNDGRAQTHVPVLLAAARGIGRTLAAGRAPSGQ, translated from the coding sequence GTGTCCCGAGCCGCCACCGGCGAGTCGTCGCTGGCCCGCGCGGTGCGGGTGATCGCCGCCTTCACCCCCGACGAGCCGGAGCTGCGGGTCTCCGAGATCGCCCGCCGCAGCGGACTGCACGTGGCGACGGCGTCCCGGCTGGTGGCCGAGCTCGTCACACACGGCCTGCTGGAGCGCGGCCCGCAGCGTGAGGTGCGGGTCGGCGTCCGGCTGTGGGAGCTGGCGGCACGCGCCTCGCCGACCATGTCGCTGCGCGACGCGGCCCAGCCCTACCTGGAGGACGTGCACGCCGTCGTCGGCCAGCACACCCAGCTGGGCGTGCTGGACGGCACCGACGTGCTGTTCGTCGAACGCCTCTCCGCCCGCGACTCGATCATCAACTACAGCCGGATCGCCGGCCGGATCCCGCTGCACCTCTCCTCGTCCGGGCAGGTGCTGCTCGCACACGCGCCGCGTGAGCTGCAGGAGCGGGTGCTCGCCGGACCGCTGGAGCGCTACACACCGCAGAGCGCCGCCACGCCGGAGGCGCTGCGCGCGGCGCTGGCCGCCGTGCGGCGGACCGGTTACGCGGTGCTGCCCGGTCACCTGCACCCGGACGCGGCCGGGGTCGCGGTCCCGGTCCGCGGCGCGCTGAGCGAGGTGGTCGCCGCGCTGTCGGTGATCGTCCCGAACGACGGCCGCGCACAGACCCATGTGCCGGTTCTGCTGGCCGCCGCCCGGGGGATCGGGCGCACGCTCGCTGCCGGGCGTGCGCCGTCCGGTCAGTGA
- a CDS encoding IclR family transcriptional regulator gives MSRTPTGESVLARAVRIFEAFSPGETTLSVSEIARRAELHISTTSRLVAELTGHGLLSRGPGRTVQIGLRLWELGLRASPTLSLRQVALPFLKDLTNLVGHHAQLSVLEGMDILFLERLSAPDAVVNLSRVAGRMPATATAPGVLLLAHADPERQEEALGRPLPTYTRRTIGDPDRLRSALAEARRNGFVTSPGWVENPACGLAVPVRDVDGAPVAALSVIVPNDDRVFGFLPALRAAAMEIGLVLRRAHAEPTR, from the coding sequence GTGTCACGCACTCCGACGGGGGAGTCGGTGCTCGCCCGTGCCGTCCGGATCTTCGAGGCCTTCTCACCCGGTGAGACCACGCTGAGCGTCTCGGAGATCGCCCGGCGGGCCGAGCTGCACATCTCGACGACGTCGCGGCTGGTGGCCGAGCTGACCGGGCACGGCCTGCTCTCCCGCGGCCCGGGCCGGACGGTGCAGATCGGCCTGCGGCTGTGGGAGCTGGGCCTGCGGGCGTCGCCGACGCTCTCCCTGCGCCAGGTGGCGCTGCCGTTCCTGAAGGACCTGACCAACCTGGTCGGGCATCACGCGCAGCTCAGCGTCCTGGAGGGGATGGACATCCTGTTCCTGGAGCGGCTGTCGGCTCCGGACGCGGTGGTGAACCTGTCCCGGGTCGCCGGCCGGATGCCCGCGACCGCGACCGCCCCCGGGGTGCTGCTGCTCGCACACGCCGATCCGGAGCGTCAGGAGGAGGCGCTGGGCAGGCCGTTGCCGACCTACACCCGCCGGACGATCGGCGATCCGGACCGGCTGCGGTCCGCGCTGGCCGAGGCACGGCGCAACGGCTTCGTGACCTCGCCGGGCTGGGTGGAGAACCCGGCCTGCGGCCTCGCCGTCCCGGTGCGTGACGTCGACGGAGCACCGGTCGCCGCGCTCTCGGTGATCGTGCCCAACGACGACCGGGTCTTCGGCTTCCTGCCCGCCCTGCGCGCTGCCGCGATGGAGATCGGACTCG